Sequence from the Thioclava sp. GXIMD4216 genome:
GCCAGCGGCGGCACGAGGCCGGTGATGGTGACGTTTTCCCGCGCGATCAGCCCGAAGGCGATCTGTGGCAGCGGTGTCGGGCAAAGCACCACCCGCCCGCCGGCATAGAAGGTCCCGAAGGTGCCTGGCGAGGACATGGTGAAGTTATGCGCATTGGGCAGCACGGCCAGATAGACGCTGTTCTCGTCCATCCCGCAAAGCGCGTTACTGCCGCGCAGGGAGTAGATGTAATCGTCATGGGTGCGGGGAATGAGCTTGGGCAGGCCCGTCGAGCCGCCCGAGATTTGCAGGAAGGCCACCGATTGCGGATCGGGGTCGGCGGGAAGGCAGGCGGGATCGCCCTGAATATCCTCAAGCGTCAATGTGCCCTCGGGGGCGGTGCCGGAAATGATGACATGGTCCAGCCCGTCAAGCTCGGCCTGCACCTCCAGCGCCAGCTGGGCATGGTCGAAGCGGTCGATCTTGTCCTGAACCACGATCGCGCGGGCCTGTGACTTTCCGGCCAGATGCTGCACTTCCGCGCGACGATGCGCGGGCAGCGCGTAAACCGGCACCAGCCCTGCGGCAAAGGCACCGAACACGGCTTGGAAAAATTCGGGCACATTCCCCATCTGGATCAGGATACGCTCGCCCGGTTGCAACCCCAGTGCCACAAGCCCCGCCCCGAAGCGCAGCGCGCGCGTGTGCAGTTCGGCATAGCTCCAGTTTTGGGTGCCGGAGGTCAGGCAGATGCGGTCGGGATGGGCCGCGGCGCGCTGGCGCAGCAAGGCCGGGAAGGTTTCTCCGCGCCAATAGCCCTTTTCGCGATAGCTGCGGGCACGGTCGGCGGGCCAGATCTGGGTCGGGTTGGACATGTCACTCTCCGATAAACAGAGGGGCCGCGCAATCCGCAGAGGGCTGCGCGGCACAATGTTTTGCTTTGGGGGTTATTTTGCGCTGATGCGGGTCAGACGGTTCGCGGTGGGATCATCCTCGCCACCCGATTTGTTGACGACATAGACATTGCCCGCGCCGTCCTGCGTCAGATGGTTCGGCGTCGAGCCGACATCCAGATTGGCCAGCAGCTCGCCCTCGGGAGAGATCACCGCCACCGCATGCGCGCCGCGCAGGGCCACGAAGATATTGCCGCTTTTCGGCTCGACCACGGCATTCAGCGGGTTCGCGCCAACATTGACCTGTTTGATCAGCGCGCCGGTTTTGCCGTCAAGGATGGAGACCGCATCATTGCCCTGCGCAACGGTATAGACCCTGCTGCCATCGGCGCTGGCGGCCACACCGATCGTGCTGACCGAATGGGGCACTTTCCACGTGGCTTTGACGCTGTCATCTTTCAGGTCGATCACCGCAACCTCATTGCTGCCCAGCGACGAGACGAACAGCTCGTTCGCCTCGGGGGCAAGCGAGAGGCTGGCGGCTGCAAAACGCTGGCCGCGCTGCGAGGACGGGATTTCGATCACCGCCGGTTCCGCATCCAGATGCTTGGCATCGAAGACATAGATCTCGGGGGTGAAGGTCGCGCTGACATAGGCTTTGCCATTGGCCAGCAGAACATCCCGCGGGTGGTCGACGCTGTCTTCGGGGAACTGTTTGATCAGCGACAGGTCCTTGCTGTCATAGACGGCCACGGTGTTCTGGCGGCTGTTGGTCACCCAGACCTGATGGTCCTGCTCGTCCAGACCGATACCGTAAACCGCAAAGACACCGCCTTCACGTTCCCCTTTCGAGGGGGCGGCCTGCGGCGTCACGCGGGTGGTGATTTCCATCGATTGCGGGTCGATCTTTGCCAGCTCGCTTTCCTTGACGGGCGGGCGGCCCACGGCGCCGGTCACATAGATCGCGTCCTTGCCAACCGCTACCTGATAGGGGTTGCGCACGATTTCAACGGATTTGAGCGCGTAATTCTCGCTGCCGCTGAAGGGAAGCTGTTTCGAGACTTTCAGATCGAAGACGGTGGCCGAAGGGGTGTCGCCGCCCAGTTCTGCCACCACAGGATAAAGCCCGGCCTTGGCGGTTGCGGGGATCTCGAGCTCGGCCTTCAGATTGCCTTTGTCATCGGCCGCAAAGCTGGCACCATTGCCCAGCACTTCACCTGCCTGACGCAGCGAGACCGGCTGATTGGGGGCAAGGCCCTGTGCCTCGATCTCGGCTTTGCTTCCGGCAAAGATCGGCGAACGGTTCGCGCCCTGCGCCGAGATGCGGCCCTCATACCCGCCGGGGGTGGTGAAGGGGTCGGCCAGTGCGATGCTGCTCCACACAAGAAGCAATGCCGTTGCGGCAGCCCCGACAGCCTGACCTTTGGCCGAGACCGGAGACCGGAGAAGAGAGTGTGTCATGTTGCGCCCTTTCAGGTGTGCAAGTTCTGATGGATGACCCTCTGGCTTCGGAATTCTCCGTGGCGTTTGTCGTCCCCGATGTCGGGGCGAACCGGGCCAGGGCGGCCCGTTTACGTCTCTGCTCCGGCATTTACCGGAGAAGAAACCTATTCTGCAACCCCCACTGTCTTATAGAGGGAGGCGACGAAGCTCTGGCCGTGGCTGAGGCTCGGAAACTGGGTGAATTGGCCGGGGATACCGGCGGCGCGCGCAGTGCTCACAAGATCCTCCAGCGCATGTTCGGGCAAGGCCCCGCGCATTTTCACGAAAGCTTCCGTCTGTTTCGTGCCCGGATCGGTGGCTTTGGCGCGTTCGGCGCTGCCGATATGGATGTCGAGCGGGCGGCGCGACCAGTGGCCCGCGCGCATCTGTGCCTCGAAGGCGGGGCCGATGCGCGCCTCGTCCCACCACAGGGCGGGGCTGGCCGAGGTGAAGGCCACGAAGGGGCTGTCGGGCTGGCTTGCGGCGTAAAGGACGAAGAGCCCGCCATAGCTATGGCCCCATAATGTGCGCTCCTGCGGGTCGACAGGCGCGAAGCTTTCGGCGCGCGGGATGATCTGTGTGCCCAGCAAATGCAGGAAACTGTCGGCATGCCCCGCCGAGGTGCCGGTGCGCGGGTCCTTGATGGCAAGGCCTTTCGGGTCCGGCGGCGTGTAGTCGCGGGCGCGGGCCGCCGTCGCGAAACGCTGCGGGGTCTGATAGCCCACCGTGACGATGATCCGTTGTGCGGCCTGCGGGATTTTGGCCAGAATCTCGTCGGTCAGCCGTTCCATCACGGCCTGCCCATCCAGCATGTAAAGGATCGGCCAGCCCTTGGCCGGTGCCGGCCCTTTCGGCACCAGCACGCCGATTCGGTAATCCGGATTGGCCGCCCCTTCCTCGGGGGCGGGTGCGGCGGGCGCTGGCAAGGTGAAGCTGTAGACATCGCGGACTGCCGATCCGGTATCCAGTTGCGACGGGGGCAGCGGCTTGGTCGAGGGCTGCGCACGTAGCGGAACGGCAAGGGCCAGAGTGAGAATGCTGCCCATGACCATCTCCCGACGATACATCATTCGTTGATCTCCTGTTCCAGCACCGTCAGAAGCGGCGCTTTCTGTCGCCATGCGGCATACCAGCGATCGACCGCCGCGCCAAACCAGTCGCGATCAACATTTCGAACATCCACCCCTGCCTGCCGGAGTTCGGCCAGATTGTCGGCATCAATCCGGGCATAGGCGGCATTCATCTGGGCCAGTTCGCGTTCCATGATTGCGGTGATACGGGTCTGGTCTTCGGGCGAGATCTTGGCCCAGCTGCGCTGCGAGGCGACGGCAAGCATCGGGAAGATCATATGGTTGGAATTCAGTACAACCTTGGCATTACGCCAGTATCCGGCGGTCCATGTGCCTTCATGGTCGATCTGCATGCCATCGATCTGGCCATTGGCGAAGGCGTCATAAAGCGCGGGCAGCGGCATCGGTGTCGGGGCGGCACCGAGTTCTGACCAGAACGCCATCTCGGGGGCCAGTGGCACGGTACGGATGCGTTTGCCCCGCAGATCGTCACGGGTCTCGATAGGGCCGGACATCACGATCTGGCGCATTCCCGCCATGCCCCAGCCCAAGCCCTTCAGGCCGAAGCCATCCAGCCGGTCCAGAAGCGTATGCGCCACACCGCCTTGCAGGATCTGGGCGGCCTCCTGCGTGTTGCTGACCAGATATGGGGCGTAGAACACGCCATAATCGGGATCGCGATTGGCGAATTCGCCACCGGTCAGAAAGGCGAAATCCACCGCTCCGGTCTGCACCTGCTGCAAGATCCTCGCCTCGTTGCCCAGCTGGCCCGAGGGCATGACCATGATCTGCACGCGCCCTTCGGTGCCTTGCGCGATCTCTTGGCTGATCTCTTGCGCGGTTTTGGTCCATTGATGGGTGGGCGGGGTGATCAGCCCCAGACGGAAAGGCTGGGCGCAAACGGCCAGCGGGATTGAAAGGGCAATGGCGGCCAGAGCGAGACTGCGGAACATGGAAAGGGGTCTCCGTGGTGGGTCACTGGAAAAACGAGGGAATGGCCAGCGCGAAGCGCGGCCAGAGGGTCAGCAGCGCCAGCACCGCCAGCGCGGCGGCCAGAAACGGGCGTAGCACGCGGATCAGCGCGGCGGTGGGCAGGTTGTTTTGCAACGCGGCCGTATACAGCCCGACCCCGACCGGCGGCGTCATCAGGCCGATGGTCAGGTTGAAACAGGCCACCAGACCGAAATGTATGGCGTCGATATGGTAATGGTCCACCGCGACAGGCAGCAGCACCGGCACTGTCAGGATCAATGCGGGCAGCGGATCGCAGATCATTCCCAACCCCAGCAGCAGCAGGTTGACCAGCAGCAGGAAGACCAGCGGATTGTCGGACAGGGTCCACAGGAAGTGTGCCACCAGCGCGGGCAGGTTTTCGAAGGCGATGATCCATGCATAAAGGCTGGCCGCCGCGATCAGAAACAGGATCGCGCCGCTCATTTTGGCGCTGACCAGAAGCGCCTGCCAGATCCGCCCGAATGTAAGCGTGCGGTACAGCGCGGCCCCGACCAGAAGGGTCAGCGCGATGGCGGCGACGCCGGCCTCGACCGGTGTGGCAAAGCCCAGCATGATCGCCGCGATCATCCCCGCCGGAATCACGATGGCGGGTAAGGCCTCCAGCAGGGCCTCGCGAAACCCCGCCCTAGCCGCCGAGGGCGCGGGGGCTGCGGCAACCGGAGGCGTCGGAAACGCGCCGCGCCGCGCCATGCGGTCGATCACAAGCGCAAAGACCGCCGCCAGCAGAACTCCGGGCGCGATCCCTGCCAGAAACAGGTCGCCCACGGGGACCTGCGCGATCACGCCGTAGACGATCAGCAGCATGGAGGGCGGAATGATCGGGGCCAGCAGCGCCCCAGCTGCCGTCAGGCCCGTGGCCACATCGCGGGGATAGCCTGCCCGTTCCATTTGCGGGACCGCAAGGCGCGACATCAGCGTGATCTGCGCCGCCGTAGAGCCCAACACCGCCGCCAGAAGCGCATTGGCAATCAGGCTGGCCTGTGCCAACCCGCCACGCAGCCCGCGTGTCAATAGCGAGGCCAGCGCATAAAGGCGCGCCGCCGCTCCGCTGGCATTCAGCAACTCCCCCAGAAAGATGAAGACCGGCAGGGCCAGCAGGCCATAGTTTTCCATGCCCTGAAAGAATTGCTGCGGCAGGCTGAGCAGCAACACCCCATTGCCCGCCAGCAGGATTTGCGCCACGGCCCCCGCAATCATGGCAAAAGCCACCGGAAGCCCCAGCAGCAACAGAACGATGAAAATGGCAAGGCTCAGCATGGGGCCGCTCTTTGTACGGGGGCCACCAGACGGATCAGCGCATGGTAAAGCGCGCCCAGACTGGCCGGAACCAGCGGCAGCCAGATCCAGATTTTCAGGATGCCCAGTGTCATCACCGGTTCGGTATAGGTGTAATTTCCGGTCGTCATGGCCAGTTGCATGGCCCCGCCTGCCCCGATCAGGCCAAGCGGATCAAGCCAGAGCCACAGCGTCAGCACGAAACCCGCCAGCATCACCGCGCAGACCACATCGATCAGGCGTATCAGGAAATGCGGCAGATGCGGCAGCAGAAGGTCGACCCGCATATGCCCGCCCTGCGCCAGATTGGCCGAGATCGAGAAAAGCGCCCCCCAGACCATCAGGCTGATGGCCAGATCATCGCTGAAAACGAAGGGATGGCCAAGGCTTCGGGCCACTGTTCCCGCGCCCATCATCAGCACCACAGCTGCAAGGCAGGCCGCACTCAGAGCCATTTCGGCCTTTGCCAGAAGCGGATCGAACCGCAGCAGCGTATCGCGTAGTTTCAGCAAGATCATTGGTTTGGTCGTGGTTGGGGGACGGGATGCGGAAGGCAGACACAGCCCGCCTTCCGCCTGTCCGGATCAGAAGGTTTTTGTCAGGCCCACATAGAAGGCGCGGCCTGCCTCGTTATAGGTGTTGGCCCCGTCGCCCGAACGCAGGATAGACTTGTCGAAGACGTTGGTCACGCCGCCCGACACATTCGCGCCGTTCTCGAATTCGTAGCTCAGCCCGAGATTGACGATGGTATAGGAACCCAGATCGGTCGTATCGCTGGCCTCGTAGCCCGTCACGCCCGAATAGCTGGTGGCTTTCGTTTTGCCGTAATGGGTCAGCGAGGGGGTCACGGTAAAGCGGTCGGTCACAGCCCAGTTCAGCGATGCGTTGATCGTGTATTTCGGCACCAGCGACAGCGGCACCTCGATATCGATGGCATCATAGCTGGTGCCGCTGGTGGTGGTGCCACCGTCGATATGCAGCTTCTGCTTCGACGAGATCATATAGGTGCCGTTGACCGACAGCGACAGGTTCTGCGCCAGCGGTGCCGCGAAGCTGCCTTCAAGGCCGGAGACTTCCGCATCGGGAATATTGGTCCATTGATACAGGCGTGCATCCGTCCACGCACCATTACGATAGATGCTGACGGTGCCCACCTGATCGGTGCCCGCCTGAATCTTGTCTTTATAGAAGTTGTGGAAATAGGTCAGCGTGCCGTTGATCTGGTTGGCCCCGCTATAGGCGACGCCGATCTCGGTATTGATCGAATGTTCCGGGTCCAGATCCGAATTGCCGATCACATAGCACGGGCCGTTCCGGTAATAGGGATAGGGGCAGCCATTGCCGCTGGTGGAATAGACATAGCTATCCGACAACTGGTAGAGCGTCGGGGATTTGAACGCCCGCGCCACGCCACCTTTCAGAGTCCATTCGGAGGACAGCGCATAGGATGCGTTCAGCCCGCCCGAGATATTGATCCCGAACGTATCGGCATAATCCACCCGCAGACCGGGGGTCAGGGTCAGGGCTTCGTTCCACTGGATATTGTCTTCCAGATAGAGGCCCAGTGTCGTCTGCTCGGTCACCGGATCGGCATTGGCGGTATCGATCGCGCCGTCCTCGGTGGTGAGGCTCGAGAAGGAGCTGTAATCGCTTAGGTCCAGCCGTTCCCAGCGCATCTCCGCCCCCAGCGTGATGGCGGACGGGCGGCCCAGAACGTAATGGTCGATATAGGCTTCGCTCTTGGCCGCGACCGCATCCAGAATGGCGGTATCCCATGTATCGGTTGCGTTGATCGTGCCTTCGCTGCTGCCTGCCGTGCCCTCGCTCAGGCGACGGTTCTTGGTGTGCTCGTACTGGAGGTAGTTCATGGTGCGACCCCAGTTGTAATCCCCGTGATGGGTCACACCGAAGGTGCTGCGCTCCATTGTATTGGTTTCGGCCCCCTCATCGGCCAGCGCGTCCACCGTGCTGTCACCGGTCGAGGTCACCCGCCCGCCCAATTGGGTATCACCGGCATATTCGTTGCTCTGGTGCGAATAGCCCAGATCGAAGTCGAATTTATCGGTATCGGTCGGGGCCCAGCTCAGACGCAGCGTGGCATCCTTGTTGACCACCCCTTCCATCCCCGCATCATAGCTGCAGGTTTCCTCGCCAGTGGTCGAGTCGGTCTCGCAGGTGCCGACGCTCGCATTGATGCTCGCATCATCGCCTTCGGATTTGTTGTAATTGCCGGAGAAACGGAATGACAGCGTATCCGAGATCCGCTTGGCCCAGAGCATGTTATAGCGCTGGGTCGCGCCCTCGAGGCTGCTTTCGGGCATGTCATATTTGAAGCCGAGCTGGACCAGATCATGGTCGGGTTGCTTGGTGATGATGTTCACCACACCGCCCGCAGCCCCCGAGCCATAGCGCGCCGCTGCCGGTCCGCGAATGACTTCGATCCGTTCGATCATCTCTGCCGGAACCCAGTTGGTGTCACCGCGCGTGTCCCGCTCGCCCGAGCGGCCCATTTTGACCGAGGTCCGCGACAGCACCGGCTTGCCGTCGATGAGGATCAGCACGTTTTCCGGACCCATGCCACGGATGTCGATCTGGCGCTGGTTGCCGCGCTGCCCCGTCGAGGACGTGCCCGACATATTGACGCCCGGCATCTTGCGGATGATTTCCGCTACGTCATTGACCACGGGCTGCTTTTCCAGATCCTCGGCGGTGATGGTCGATGAACCCAACGCCTGTTTGATCTGCTCTTCAGCGGTCACGATGATTTCGTCGAGCTGGAGTACCTCGCCGGTATCCGTTGATTGCGCCAAAGCGGGGAGCGCCCCGCTTGTCAGGATGAGAGACATGGCCGCGCCACAGGCGAGGCGTGCGTGAAGTGTCATTCGGAAAGCCCTTCTGAGTTTGCAATTCGGCTGGCGAAGGGCTGGCCTGTGAGGAATGGCCCCTCCTCTGCACCGGTTGCTGCAAAAGAGAAGGCATGTGGCTGGGAAGGCGTAAAACAGCATCCTATGCATGACGAAATGCGCATAATCAGCTTGCTTTTCAGGGGGGTATGGAATGCTCCCCCTTTGCCTCCATGATAGCAGGCCGGTTCCTTCCCGACAGGCGAGTCTGGTGGAACAGGCTGGAAAATCGCGGTGGCTGGGGTGGGGATTCGCTACCCCCATCTTGGCTCTTATGGCGCAGTAACGATTTATCACAGATTATTTCAAGTGCGTCAGCTCACAGGGTATCACGAAAATATGCACAGTCTTTTGAAGGGCGCGTGTCTGCTGCCGGATGGCCCCAAACCGGCGATCTGTGGCCGGTTCTCGCCAACTCGGGGCGGGGCCGTGGCGGGTTTTCCGCTGAAAATCTGCCTTATAATATCACGAAAACATGAGGTTATCCGGTTTTCCTCGCGCGCGGTTACCGTGGTCCCGACCTCGCGCGAATATTGACTGATAATTTTTGTCGGGTTATCTGGGGCGAAACGGCACCCAACCTCCCGTCAGGCACCCGTTCACCCCCCGCTGCATCCTTGCAGCTTCAACCGGATGGATATGGCCTTGGAACATCAACGAATTGATATGAACGATGCGCTTCTTGCACAGGGGGTGCCGCTGGTGCTGGGCGATGTGACGGGGCAGATCGATACCGCGTGGCAAGGCACGATTGCGGCATTTGCAAAAAACGGGGTGCCGCAGTCCAAAGGGCGCTGTGCGGGCGTCTTTCCTTTCACCCCGACCGATCCCGGATGGCTTTATGCGCTGGCACCGGCGGAACGGCCGCCTGCCGTCACCGCAGAAGTTCCTTCCCCGCCGCAGGCACAGTCGGGTGCCTGGCAGTTTTCCCCCGCGCCCGAGGTTTACGGGGCTGCCGTCGAGCATGCGGTGGACCAGCTTCGCTCCTATGAGACACCGCTGCAAAAGGTGGTTCTGGCCCGCGCGCTTGATTATCGTACCGCCGCGCCTGTGGACCCGATGGCGGTTGCGCGCCGTCTCGGGCAGGACCCGCATGTGACCAGCTATGCCCTGCCCGTGCCGCAGATCCGCTCTGGCAAAACCGCCGATGCGCAAGGCGATATGCGCTGGCTGGTCGGGGCCACTCCTGAATTGCTGCTGGATAAGAAAGGGGCGGCGGTCATGTCGCATCCGCTGGCAGGCTCAGCGCCCCGCAGCGCCGATCCGGTCGAAGACCGCCGTCGTGCCGAGGCCCTACTGGTCTCGACCAAGGATCTGGCCGAGCACCGCTATGTGGTCGAATATATTCACGATATTCTTGCTCCCTATTGCCACAACCTGACCACGCCCCAGACCCCTGCGTTGCAAAAGACGGCCAGCATGTGGCATCTTGGCACGCGGATCAGCGGTGTGCTGCGCGATGCCGACCTGCCCTGTCTTGCCCTTCTGGGCAAGCTGCACCCGACCCCTGCAGTGGCAGGCACGCCGCTGCGTCCCGCGCTGGATCTGATCTCCAGACTGGAACCCGAGCCGCGCGGCTTCTACGCAGGGACGGTGGGCTGGCTTGAGAACGAGCGCGACGGCACATGGTATGTCACGTTGCGCTGCGCGATGATCGAGGGGTGCATGGCGCGTCTGCATGCGGGCGCGGGGATCGTGCCCGACAGTACCGCCGCCGCCGAAATCGCTGAAACACAGGCCAAATTCATCGCGATGAGCGATGCGCTTGGTATTGACCTCACGCATTAAGGATTGACCTTATGAGCCTTCCGGGAATTCCCGATTACCCGCTTCCCCGCAGCTTGCCGCAGACCCGCGCGCCCTTCACGCTTGACCCTGCGCGGGCGGCCTTGCTGATCCATGATATGCAGGCCTATTTCTGCGCCGCCTATGGCGAGGGGGCATTGACGCGCCCGACCTCGGCGCTGTCGCAGGCGGTCGAGGCGATTGGCCGCATTGCGCAGGCGGCGCGGCGCGCGGGCGTGCCGGTCTTCTACACCGCCCAGAAGGGCAACCAGTTCCGCCCCGACCGTGGCTTGCAGGCCGATCTCTGGGGGCCGGGTATGAAGGCACAGCCCGAACATGAAGAGATCATCGCCCCGCTGGCCCCGCAAGAGGGCGATATCACTCTGGTCAAGCACCGCTATAGCGCCTTCCAGAGATCCAACCTTGCGCCGCTGATGCGTGCGCGCGGTCGTGACCAGTTGCTGATCACCGGGATCTACGCGCATATCGGCTGTCTGGCGACGGCAACCGAGGCCTTCCAGCGCGATATCGAACCGTTCTTTGTGGCCGATGCTCTGGCCGATTTCTCCGAGGACTGGCATCGCCGCGCGCTGGACTGGGTGGCCGATTGCTCGGGCGTGCCGGTTCTGGCGCAGGATATGGTCGCGACGCTGGAGGGGCAGGCATGAAACTGACAGGGTTCGAGGGGGCGGTGGCTCTGGTCACCGGCGCGGCAGGCGGTATCGGTCTGGCCTTGGTGCGGGCTTTGTCGGAGGCTGGCACGCAGGTCGTGGCGACCGACCATCCCAATGTGATCGCACGCGCGCCACAGATGACGGGTGTGACATGGCACGGGCTGGATGTCTGCGATGCGCAGGCGGTCGAGGCGCGGGTGCAGGCGACGATCCGCGATCTTGGCCCGATCCGCTTCGGGGTGCATGCCGCAGGTATTCTGGCCGAGGGCCCGCTTTTGAGCACCAGCGCCGCGCAGTGGCGGCGGGTGATCGAGGTCAATCTGGACGGGGCGTTCCATGTGACCACGGCATTGGGGCGGCATATGGTGGACAATGGCGGCGGGAGCCTTGTTGTGATCGGCTCGAATTCCGCCGATATTCCACGGCTCAATATGGGCAGCTACCCTGCCAGCAAGGCGGGATTGCATATGTTCGTGCGCTGCCTCGGGCTAGAGCTTGCGCCCGCCGGGGTGCGTTGCAACATCGTGGCACCGGGGTCGACGCTTACGCCGATGCAGACCGGCATGTGGGCGGGGCCGGACGGCGCGGAACGGGTGATTGCCGGAAATCTTGCGCTGCATAAAACCGGCATCCCCTTGGGCAAGCTGGCTGTGCCGGAAGATATTGCCGCCGCCGCGATGTTCCTGCTGTCCGATCAAGCGGGGCATGTGACAATGGCCGATCTTTATGTCGATGGCGGCGCGACCCTGAAGGCCTGAGGCAGATTTGGCATCACCGGAGGGGAGGAGCGGCGGCGATCTCAGGGAGGAGGAGGAGATCGCCGCCTGTTTCCAAGGCTCAGGGAGGAGGAGAGAGCCTTCGAAATTCTGTGCAACCTTGGCTGCGTTGAATTAAATTTAGCCTATATGCTGCGATGCAGAAAGCGCTTTCTCTGCAGTGCTGATTTGTGCCTGACGCATGGCTGCTTAACGAAGCATGCGTCAAAAGTTAAATTCACCACGAATTGCGACCCTATTGGCCGAATTCACCCTATGGGACATGCGCGGCGGAGTGGGGGTGCGCGGTTGGGGCAAGATGTCGGCCGCTTCCGCGCGAATCTGTTCTGCCAGCCGTCGTGCCCCCGCCATGCTTGGATGGGTGTCGTTGAAATAGAGCACCTTTCCCCCCATCACAAAAGGACATTCGCCACCGGCACACAGCCTCTTGCGCGGGTCGATCCGTATGATCCGGTCCGCCGTGACAAGCTGCTGCTCGATTTCCGCCCATGCGCGCAAACGGGCGCTATGGGCTTCGGGATCTGGAATGGCCGTGGCGGCAAGCCTGCCGAAGCGGAGCGCATTTCCGGCGCTTTGTGCCGGATCGCGATGCGGGTTGGGGATCTGGCCCAGCAGGATAACCCGTTTGCCCGCTTGCCGGAGCCGCGTCACCGTTTCGCGCAGGCCGTCTTGCAGAACCTGTGCCGGAAGTTCGGGATAGGCCTCGCGGTTCATCGCCAACAGCACGGTCTCGACGGCCGGATCGCCGCTGATCGCCGTCAGCATCCGCTGGTTTGCGCGGGCGCATTGGGGACGTCTGGGCAGATCGGGGCCCAGAACCGGCGGGCAGGCAGAGGCCGTGATCTGCCGCAGGGGCTGGTTCCGGGCCAAGGCTGCGGCGAGTTCGGCCCCGTGGCTGTCACCCCAGACCACAAGAGGTGGCGCGCCGCTGCCACCCAGGCGGCAGGTCCGGGCATAGGGCTTTCTGTCACGGTCATCCTGATGGCAGCTTTCCCGCCACGGGCTGATATCCTGTGCCGCATCATATAA
This genomic interval carries:
- a CDS encoding FepA family TonB-dependent siderophore receptor, whose product is MTLHARLACGAAMSLILTSGALPALAQSTDTGEVLQLDEIIVTAEEQIKQALGSSTITAEDLEKQPVVNDVAEIIRKMPGVNMSGTSSTGQRGNQRQIDIRGMGPENVLILIDGKPVLSRTSVKMGRSGERDTRGDTNWVPAEMIERIEVIRGPAAARYGSGAAGGVVNIITKQPDHDLVQLGFKYDMPESSLEGATQRYNMLWAKRISDTLSFRFSGNYNKSEGDDASINASVGTCETDSTTGEETCSYDAGMEGVVNKDATLRLSWAPTDTDKFDFDLGYSHQSNEYAGDTQLGGRVTSTGDSTVDALADEGAETNTMERSTFGVTHHGDYNWGRTMNYLQYEHTKNRRLSEGTAGSSEGTINATDTWDTAILDAVAAKSEAYIDHYVLGRPSAITLGAEMRWERLDLSDYSSFSSLTTEDGAIDTANADPVTEQTTLGLYLEDNIQWNEALTLTPGLRVDYADTFGINISGGLNASYALSSEWTLKGGVARAFKSPTLYQLSDSYVYSTSGNGCPYPYYRNGPCYVIGNSDLDPEHSINTEIGVAYSGANQINGTLTYFHNFYKDKIQAGTDQVGTVSIYRNGAWTDARLYQWTNIPDAEVSGLEGSFAAPLAQNLSLSVNGTYMISSKQKLHIDGGTTTSGTSYDAIDIEVPLSLVPKYTINASLNWAVTDRFTVTPSLTHYGKTKATSYSGVTGYEASDTTDLGSYTIVNLGLSYEFENGANVSGGVTNVFDKSILRSGDGANTYNEAGRAFYVGLTKTF
- a CDS encoding isochorismate synthase, which translates into the protein MNDALLAQGVPLVLGDVTGQIDTAWQGTIAAFAKNGVPQSKGRCAGVFPFTPTDPGWLYALAPAERPPAVTAEVPSPPQAQSGAWQFSPAPEVYGAAVEHAVDQLRSYETPLQKVVLARALDYRTAAPVDPMAVARRLGQDPHVTSYALPVPQIRSGKTADAQGDMRWLVGATPELLLDKKGAAVMSHPLAGSAPRSADPVEDRRRAEALLVSTKDLAEHRYVVEYIHDILAPYCHNLTTPQTPALQKTASMWHLGTRISGVLRDADLPCLALLGKLHPTPAVAGTPLRPALDLISRLEPEPRGFYAGTVGWLENERDGTWYVTLRCAMIEGCMARLHAGAGIVPDSTAAAEIAETQAKFIAMSDALGIDLTH
- a CDS encoding isochorismatase family protein, whose amino-acid sequence is MSLPGIPDYPLPRSLPQTRAPFTLDPARAALLIHDMQAYFCAAYGEGALTRPTSALSQAVEAIGRIAQAARRAGVPVFYTAQKGNQFRPDRGLQADLWGPGMKAQPEHEEIIAPLAPQEGDITLVKHRYSAFQRSNLAPLMRARGRDQLLITGIYAHIGCLATATEAFQRDIEPFFVADALADFSEDWHRRALDWVADCSGVPVLAQDMVATLEGQA
- a CDS encoding SDR family oxidoreductase codes for the protein MKLTGFEGAVALVTGAAGGIGLALVRALSEAGTQVVATDHPNVIARAPQMTGVTWHGLDVCDAQAVEARVQATIRDLGPIRFGVHAAGILAEGPLLSTSAAQWRRVIEVNLDGAFHVTTALGRHMVDNGGGSLVVIGSNSADIPRLNMGSYPASKAGLHMFVRCLGLELAPAGVRCNIVAPGSTLTPMQTGMWAGPDGAERVIAGNLALHKTGIPLGKLAVPEDIAAAAMFLLSDQAGHVTMADLYVDGGATLKA